One part of the Arabidopsis thaliana chromosome 4, partial sequence genome encodes these proteins:
- the RIC10 gene encoding ROP-interactive CRIB motif-containing protein 10, which translates to MSMKMKGIYKGFKCISQIFAVEKERDEIEIGFPTDVKHVAHIGWEGSSGSAPGWMSEFKVGAELLSPRPSSFSNARPSTSFFTSSSSTDFDQGSSQRGISDTLRDIPPVTPINLPKNNKKKSSRRKKSSSSSSSPKSSRSSVLSKSSYKSTVSRLI; encoded by the exons ATGTCAATGAAAATGAAGGGCATCTATAAAGGCTTCAAATGTATCTCTCAAATATTTG CcgttgagaaagagagagatgaaataGAAATTGGGTTTCCAACAGATGTAAAACATGTGGCTCATATTGGCTGGGAGGGTTCATCTGGTAGTGCTCCTGGTTGG ATGAGTGAGTTTAAGGTCGGGGCTGAGCTTTTATCTCCAAGACCATCATCTTTCAGTAATGCAAGACCTTCTACttctttcttcacttcttcttcttccactg attttgatCAAGGATCGAGTCAACGAGGAATATCAGATACACTACGAGATATACCTCCAGTTACTCCGATAAATTTACCgaaaaataacaagaagaaaagcagtagaagaaagaaatcttcttcatcatcatcatctccaaaaTCTTCAAGATCATCTGTATTATCCAAATCTTCGTATAAATCAACTGTATCACGATTAATCTAG
- the NSF gene encoding AAA-type ATPase family protein (N-ethylmaleimide sensitive factor (NSF); FUNCTIONS IN: protein binding; LOCATED IN: vacuole; EXPRESSED IN: 26 plant structures; EXPRESSED DURING: 15 growth stages; CONTAINS InterPro DOMAIN/s: ATPase, AAA+ type, core (InterPro:IPR003593), ATPase, AAA-type, core (InterPro:IPR003959), ATPase, AAA-type, conserved site (InterPro:IPR003960), Aspartate decarboxylase-like fold (InterPro:IPR009010), Cell division protein 48, CDC48, domain 2 (InterPro:IPR004201), ATPase, AAA-type, VAT, N-terminal (InterPro:IPR003338); BEST Arabidopsis thaliana protein match is: cell division cycle 48 (TAIR:AT3G09840.1); Has 30539 Blast hits to 27448 proteins in 3106 species: Archae - 1540; Bacteria - 10808; Metazoa - 4854; Fungi - 3637; Plants - 2891; Viruses - 27; Other Eukaryotes - 6782 (source: NCBI BLink).), translating into MAGRYGSQVMTMTVTNTPSADLAFTNLAYCSSSDLRQFSVPGSDLFLANVADSFILSLCGHGSIRDGNIALNAIQRRHARVSTGDMVSVSRFVPPENFDLAMLTLELEFVKKGTKSEQVDAALLSTQLKRKYTNQVLTVGQKATFEYHGTNYILTVNRADVEGQDHTNGIERGLLSKDTYIVFEASNASGIKIVNQREAASSNIFKHKEFNLESLGIGGLGAEFADIFRRAFASRVFPPHVTSRLGIKHVKGMLLFGPPGTGKTLMARQIGKMLNGKDPKIVNGPEVLSKFVGETEKNVRDLFADAEQDQRTLGDASELHVIIFDEIDAICKSRGSTRDGTGVHDSIVNQLLTKIDGVEALNNVLLIGMTNRKDLLDEALLRPGRLEVQVEISLPDEAGRLQILQIHTNKMKENSFLGTDINLQELAARTKNYSGAELEGVVKSATSYALNRQLSMDDLTKPVEEENIKITMEDFLHAIYEVQPAFGASTDDLERCRLNGMVDCGHRHNHIYKRAMLLVEQVKVSTRSPLVTCLLEGPSGSGKTALAATIGIDSDFPYVKIVSAETMIGLSESTKCAHIVKVFEDAYKSPMSIIILDDIERLLEFIAIGPRFSNIISQTLMVLLKRLPPKGKKLLVFGTTSEVTFLESVGISDCFSVTHSVPTLQKEDAKKVLNQLNLFSEDDVDSAAEALNDMPIKKIYMLIEMAAQGENGGSAEAIYAGREKININHFYDCLGDFIRFTG; encoded by the exons ATGGCGGGTCGTTACGGATCGCAAGTCATGACGATGACTGTGACCAATACTCCGTCCGCAGATCTAGCTTTTACTAACCTCGCTTACTGCTCTTCTTCCGATCTCCGTCAATTCTCCGTTCCCGGTTCCGATCTCTTCCTCGCCAACGTTGCCGATAGcttcattctttctctctg TGGACATGGAAGCATCCGTGATGGAAATATTGCTCTCAATGCTATTCAAAGGCGACACGCTAGAGTTTCGACTGGTGATATGGTATCTGTTAGCAG ATTTGTTCCTCCTGAAAATTTTGATCTGGCTATGCTGACGCTGGAGTTGGAATTTGTGAAGAAAGGAACTAAAAGCGAGCAG GTTGATGCTGCTCTCCTTTCGACCCAGCTTAAGAGGAAATACACCAACCAG GTCTTGACTGTAGGCCAGAAAGCGACATTTGAGTATCATGGAACTAATTACATTCTTACGGTCAATCGAGCGGATGTTGAGGGTCAGGATCACACGAACGGCATTGAAAGAGGGTTGCTCTCTAAAGACACGTATATTGTGTTTGAAGCATCAAATGCAAGTGGCATAAAG ATTGTCAACCAACGGGAAGCTGCTAGCAGCAATATATTCAAACATAAGGAATTTAACCTTGAGTCGCTGGGAATAGGTGGTCTTGGTGCAGAGTTTGCTGATATATTTAGAAGAGCTTTTGCTTCTCGTGTATTTCCTCCTCATGTCACCAGCAG ACTGGGAATAAAGCATGTTAAAGGGATGCTTCTTTTTGGACCTCCTGGTACTGGCAAAACCCTTATGGCACGGCAAATTGGAAAGATGCTTAATGGAAAGGATCCAAAG ATCGTTAATGGGCCTGAGGTGCTGAGCAAGTTTGTTGGTGAGACAGAAAAGAATGTAAGAGACTTATTTGCTGATGCTGAGCAAGACCAGAGGACCCTTG GTGATGCTAGTGAGTTGCATGTCATTATTTTTGATGAGATTGATGCTATTTGCAAG TCAAGAGGTTCAACCAGAGATGGCACAGGTGTCCATGATAGTATTGTAAACCAGCTTTTGACAAAG atagatgGTGTGGAGGCCTTAAACAATGTTTTGCTGATTGGAATGACAAACAGAAAGGATTTGCTTGATGAAGCTCTTTTAAG GCCTGGAAGATTGGAGGTTCAGGTTGAGATAAGCCTTCCTGATGAAGCTGGGCGTCTACAAATTCTTCAGATTCATACAAATAAGATGAAGGAAAATTCTTTCCTTGGGACTGATATCAATCTCCAAGAGCTTG CTGCTCGAACAAAAAATTACAGTGGTGCAGAGCTTGAAGGTGTTGTTAAAAGTGCTACATCATATGCATTAAACAGACAACTAAGCATGGATGATCTTACAAAGCCtgtggaagaagagaatatcAAGATCACTATGGAGGATTTTCTCCACGCTATCTATGAAGTTCAACCTGCATTTGGAGCCTCCACAGATGACCTAGAGCGCTGCAg ACTCAATGGGATGGTAGATTGTGGTCATCGGCATAATCACATTTACAAAAGAGCTATGCTTCTAGTCGAGCAAGTTAAAGTTAGTACTAGAAGTCCTCTAGTCACTTGCCTTCTGGAGGGGCCCAGTGGAAG TGGGAAAACTGCTTTAGCAGCAACAATTGGTATCGATAGTGACTTCCCATATGTTAAGATA GTTTCTGCGGAAACTATGATTGGTCTTTCTGAGAGCACAAAATGTGCTCACATTGTCAAG GTCTTTGAGGATGCATATAAATCTCCAATGAGCATCATTATCCTTGACGATATTGAAAG ATTGTTGGAATTCATAGCAATCGGTCCTCGCTTTTCAAACATAATTTCACAGACGCTGATGGTCCTTCTCAAACGACTTCCTCCTAAG GGGAAGAAACTTCTCGTCTTTGGGACAACAAGTGAAGTAACCTTCTTAGAGTCTGTTGGTATCTCTGATTGCTTCTCTGTCACTCACTCTGTTCCGACACTGCAAAAAGAGGACGCAAAGAAG GTGCTAAATCAGCTTAACCTCTTCTCAGAGGATGATGTTGATTCAGCTGCAGAGGCTCTCAATGAC ATGCCAATCAAGAAGATTTACATGCTAATAGAAATGGCTGCGCAAGGAGAAAACGGTGGATCTGCAGAAGCTATCTATGCTGGGAGAGAGAAAATCAATATCAATCATTTCTATGATTGCTTAGGAGACTTCATTCGCTTCACTGGCTAG